From the genome of Candidatus Kryptobacter tengchongensis, one region includes:
- a CDS encoding Ribosomal protein S10p/S20e, translating into MDKIRLKLKSFDPAVLDRVAKQIVVTARSTGATVSGPIPLPT; encoded by the coding sequence ATGGATAAGATTAGGCTAAAACTGAAATCGTTTGATCCCGCGGTGTTGGATAGGGTTGCAAAACAAATCGTTGTGACAGCCCGATCCACGGGGGCAACGGTATCCGGGCCGATCCCCCTACCAAC